The proteins below come from a single uncultured Sunxiuqinia sp. genomic window:
- a CDS encoding proline/glycine betaine ABC transporter permease, translating into MEKVIDIGQYIEVAVDWLTENLHGLFDLIKNLGNGFIEGFEWILMGIPFFVVIGLLTILAYLKVGKGTAIFTLAGMVLIYLMGFWEETMETLALIFVSTIIALVQAIPIGIWAAKKPGVNRVVRPILDFMQTMPAFVYLIPAVLFFSIGKLPGAFATVIFALPPAVRLTTLGIQQVPPDLVEAARAFGATNRQILTKVELPLATNTILAGVNQTIMMALSMVVIAGMIAAGGLGEKVLEGINNLNIGLGFESGFAVVILAIVLDRITQALGQKNENSPLSKLRMKFKKK; encoded by the coding sequence ATGGAAAAGGTAATAGATATTGGACAATATATTGAGGTAGCCGTAGATTGGCTTACCGAGAATTTGCACGGACTGTTTGATCTCATTAAAAATTTAGGAAATGGTTTTATTGAAGGCTTTGAATGGATTTTAATGGGTATTCCATTTTTTGTTGTTATTGGGCTGCTAACCATTTTGGCATATTTAAAAGTAGGAAAAGGAACTGCCATTTTTACCCTAGCGGGCATGGTATTAATTTACTTAATGGGGTTCTGGGAGGAAACAATGGAAACTTTAGCGTTAATTTTTGTTTCTACCATAATTGCTTTGGTGCAAGCTATACCCATCGGAATTTGGGCGGCTAAAAAGCCTGGGGTAAATCGTGTTGTACGTCCTATTTTGGACTTTATGCAGACGATGCCCGCTTTTGTTTACTTGATTCCGGCAGTGCTATTTTTTAGTATTGGAAAACTACCTGGTGCTTTTGCAACAGTTATTTTTGCCTTACCACCTGCAGTGCGTTTAACAACCTTAGGCATCCAGCAAGTACCTCCCGATTTAGTGGAGGCAGCACGCGCTTTTGGTGCTACAAACCGTCAAATACTTACCAAAGTAGAGCTGCCATTAGCTACAAACACAATATTGGCAGGCGTCAACCAAACAATTATGATGGCCTTATCAATGGTAGTTATTGCTGGAATGATTGCTGCCGGTGGCCTGGGAGAAAAGGTACTTGAGGGTATTAATAATCTTAATATAGGACTTGGATTTGAAAGTGGTTTTGCCGTGGTTATTCTAGCTATCGTTTTAGATCGAATAACACAGGCTTTGGGCCAAAAAAATGAAAATAGTCCGCTCAGTAAACTGAGGATGAAATTCAAGAAAAAATAA